Sequence from the Thermomonas sp. HDW16 genome:
GAACCCGTGTTGCTGCCTTGAGAGGGCGGCGTCCTAGGCCTCTAGACGATGGGAGCAGATGGAACGTAGCTTCGCCGGTTGGACGGCCGGCCCGGCAACGGCAAAGCCGTGCACCGAGCTTGCTAGTATAGAGGGCCGCGTCGTCCACTGGCAACGCGTCCGCCAGCCAAGGGAAGAACGCGGCACGACCGCAGCGCATGACCGATACCTCCGTACAACCCATCCAACCCACGCCCGAACTGCGCGTCATCCCGCGCGACGAGCACGACATCTCGCGCAAGCAGATGAGCCCGAACGCCCTGCGCGTGCTGTACCGCCTGCGCGAAGCCGGCTTCGGCGGCTACCTGGTCGGCGGCGCGGTGCGCGACCTGCTGGTTGGCGGCGCGCCTAAGGATTTCGACGTGGCTACCGATGCCACGCCTGAACAAGTCAAGGCGCTGTTCCGCAATTGCCGGTTGATCGGCCGCCGTTTCCGCCTTGCGCACGTGGTGTACGGGCGCGAAATCATCGAAGTGGCGACGTTCCGTGCCAACAGCGCCAACGACAACGACGATCGCGAGACCGACGACGGCGGCCGCCTGCTGCGTGACAACGTGTACGGCAGCATCGAGGAAGACGCGATCCGCCGCGACTTCACCGCGAATGCGTTGTATTACGCCATCGAGGATTTCTCGGTGCGCGATTACACCGGCGGCTACGACGACGTGCAGGCGCGCCTGCTGCGCCTGATCGGCGATCCCGAAGCCCGCTACCGCGAAGACCCGGTGCGCATGCTGCGCGCCGCCCGCCTCGCGGCCAAGCTGGGCTTCACCATCGAGGCCGCCACCGCCGAACCGATCCCGCGCTTGGCGCACTTGTTGGCCGAAGCCGCGCCGGCGCGCCTGTTCGAGGAAACCCTGAAGCTGTTCCTGTCCGGCCATGCGGTGGCCAGTTTCGAACTGCTGGAGTCGACCGGCCTGCTGCCGGCGTTGCTGCCGGAAACCGCG
This genomic interval carries:
- the pcnB gene encoding polynucleotide adenylyltransferase PcnB, giving the protein MTDTSVQPIQPTPELRVIPRDEHDISRKQMSPNALRVLYRLREAGFGGYLVGGAVRDLLVGGAPKDFDVATDATPEQVKALFRNCRLIGRRFRLAHVVYGREIIEVATFRANSANDNDDRETDDGGRLLRDNVYGSIEEDAIRRDFTANALYYAIEDFSVRDYTGGYDDVQARLLRLIGDPEARYREDPVRMLRAARLAAKLGFTIEAATAEPIPRLAHLLAEAAPARLFEETLKLFLSGHAVASFELLESTGLLPALLPETAQALASNKSGALRRMLVQGLRNTDARVANDDSVSPAFLYAVLLWPAYCRALALLQAQGVHAAEAQRRAADRVTLHQVGRTALPRRFSLPMQEIWLLQPRFSLRQRKRVFRLLSHPRFRAAFDFLELRLSASDSHAEDVAFWREAQLHPSEAVADAEHGAQEPAAEVGDEDSAPRKKRRRRRRNGSASQAPA